The following DNA comes from Neovison vison isolate M4711 chromosome 13, ASM_NN_V1, whole genome shotgun sequence.
tttaaaaaagcaaaaatagaaatatttagtgAATTTACTCAAATGAAGAAAGCTTAAATGATACAGAACTGAAAATATTAGGATTCTATATACAATAAAAAGTGAATATAAATTAGCCAACTCCATGGACATTTCTAGTTAAGCATTCATAGAAATACATattcacctttttcttttctatagtgataacacatacatacatactgacAGAATGATtctggcaaaaagaaaaatcagagatactaaaaatattctcaagttttaaaaatggtatgGAATAGTTTTAACAACAACATTTTACATGAGTGGAAACCCCTGATTTAATTCCATGATCTTATCATGCCAGAAGCAtggttggttttaatttttttaaacagatattgGTATCATATGCATTGGCTTATTAATAATTAAGGCATTTTGTATACACAGTATCTCAGTGTGGACAAATATTTAGTACTGATTATTTGCTATGACATTTTAAACTTGCAAAgtcttttcaaaataagaaaatagctgCACACATTTAAGTGTTTTCTTATAAAACACAATCTTCACAAAAGTCACGATGATTGGTTTTTGTGATTCCTAGTAATAAGTCCTGTCTTCTTTCTGACATAGTATAAATTATATTCTTATGCAGGACTGCATTAAGACCCAGTGGTTCTTAAACAATGTTACCAAATAACCATATAAATCCCAAATGCAGCAAAGGCAAACAATCTTCATAGTGCATTTTCACCTCTTCGAAGTTGAAGCTGCTCCTTTTGGATATTTTTCCACTTCAATGTGAAGTAGATTGCTAGGGTTTCATTAGTGGTTTCGTATGtggctttttaaagtaaaaaaaacaaaaacaaaaacgtttTGATCTCTTCCACAGTTCACAGTTCTCAGgtgagaatttctttctttctttctttctttttttttttggaaatctgGGGACGTTTTGAGTAATCAAATGCTCTTTAGTAGATGAAGTCTCTCAATGCAACTGTAATAAATAAGCATCTACATCcttagaaaacaagacaaaaaacactTCATTAGCTGGTACAGtaaatacatacatgcacactccattttcttctccctttttatcACTTAATTTGCTTTTAGCTTCCTTATGATCTTCTGAGAGTAAAAAAATGTGTCGTACTAAACTTTTTTAGCTGCGTTTAGCACGGTGTCTAGCAGATGGcacatgctcaataaatgtttgttaggTGCTGAGTGAATGTTCTGGTTTCTGTGATCAAACAACTCTGCTTTTATAGCTAAGAAAAGTCATTAAATCATTCCCAGCAATTCCTTTAGTGCTATATACACTCTAGCCCAGCCTGAGGACAGCCTTTCTGATTTCTACCCTGGAAAAATTGCAATTGAGGGCTTAACACTGTAAAAGAGGTTTAATCACAATTTAAGAAACTtcacagaacttttaaaatcacTCAATACCATCTTCAATAATTAATATGGTATCTAGAGTCATAATCAAAATAAagtttctctttataaaatattataattgaaAGCAAATTTCTAAGGAGACAATGTATTTTCAATACTACTAACAAGAATGCATGGTACCTCCAGAACAAGGTGATATATAATACATACTCTATATTCATTTTCTATCAACTTTTACTTCATTTCCCCCTCATTATTGAAAGAACAACTAAAACGACAACAAAAAACTGGGAAATTGATATTTGTTTATAAGATTTTAATCATTAAGAATTCTACAgagtacaaacaaacaaacaaacaaaaaaagaattctacagAGTAAAATTATATAAGTGGTCACATACTTGTTTGATACatcatttttgcttcttttcttgaAGGTATCCAAGGAGAATTTCACAACTAAGTCCACAATACAATACCTCTTACTTAGAATactgtatattttaaactaaagaatgCTTGTGTATTTCTGATTAATGACCATTTATGATAGCAGTATGCCCAGTAAAAgggtgtaaatattttttaatagtgaTTTTTTCCCTCTGCAATTATATTTAAACTACCAATGTTTTCtggagtttaaattttttttttttttaagactttatttatttgacagagaacacaagtaggcacagaggcaggcagagagagagagagaagcaggctctgcactgagcagagagcctgatgtggggctcgatcccagggtcctgggaccatgacctgggccgaaggcagaggctttaacccgctgagccacccaggcacccctctggagtttaaatattaaaatccaaACTAGCAATATATCTTTTCCTTTAAgagctaagaaaataaataaagaacaatgTCAAATTCATACTGTCATCTGAACATTTACTGTCCCAAAAGCATGACATTAGCAAAAGCCAAGTGAAAAATAATATCCTGAAAGCATTTGTTACATTCCTCACCCCTTGCTTTCCAAGTGTCACTCTTTTTGGATGCCTTCTTAACCTTTTCTCTAATTGGAGCTAGTTCATTAAATTCCCTCTAGCATATCACTTCCACAGTTGCATCTGAAAAACATTCAATGGCTAATTCCCGTGTTCCTTGCCAAAATCATATTCATATCCAGAGGACCttaaacatttgtaaatatgAAACTGATTTTAGGTTTTATTAGAATAGTACTGTATTGGACATTTGAAAAACTTCATGTATAAATGCATAATACtaatatattatttctaatattcaaTTAAGCTTAAATAGATATGTTAAGCATTACTTTTTAAGTTAACTTTTTACCTTGGCTATATTACCAGTATATCCCGGAACCAAAGTAAGATGGTTTTCTTGTTCCCATAATCCACttaattgttgttttaaaatctgaatatttctatgagaaaagaaaaaagaatgcaaatataAGAACACAGACTTTGTAAATAGCACTTAATGaacatagttttaaattttcaagtatttatcAGGAGAAATTGTACCATTTGAAATGAAGCAACTCTTTAAAATACTACTTGTCAATCACGGAGATTAAAGATTACATATTTGttaaagtaggaaagaaaacTAGGCATTTGGAGCAGCATTTGGACAACCTGGTCTTGGGTATGAAGTGGGAAATTTTTGAGAGCCtagagagaaaatttttaagaCCCTGGGAGATATTTTTTTGAAGTGTCATAATCTGATTCATCTGGTAGAATACCCACATATTTTTACATCAAGGCAATATTCAAATTATGATGATTATAgtataatttttagaattatgaTCTTCCACATTGGATTCTCAGGTTAATGTTTACGTAGTCAAAAGACCTATAGGATACAGGATGCTTCCATCCCTGTGCCTCAATACTTAACCCACCAAAagccatctctttttttttttcccttacacaTTGTAACAGGTATGAGGGTTAAACCACTGTTGTGCTTTTTCCTCCTAAAACAAAGTATAAGATTCTGCCAGAAAAAGAGATAGAGGGGGTTACTGgactctgaaattaaaattccatATGTAATTTTCATATGTGAACACTATTTCAATTTaatatttctctgaaaatgaagaaaataaatttttatttaatgatgaTCATGGAACAGAATAACCTAGCTTAATCAAACCActttcctgaaaaaaatattttattagattgagtttatttttaaagatatactcACCCATcatttataatttctgttttggatGACAGTTCAGACCACCACCTTTTTATGACTGCTTGAAGCCAGTTTAAACCAACTATTATATATCTGAAATGACATTTTGTTATTCAAGTGTTTTTACCCAAAAGCCTTTACAAAAAAGACACACTCTTCCCCCACCTCAAAAAGCACATATTCACActgatttttcccattttggTACTTTAAAAAGCTGTAGTTTATTTAAGTTGTTTACAGATGCTTTTGTAATTACTCTTTAATCAGTTCATCTTCTTTTCTTAATTGGGCTATATGCTCCTTAGAAACAGAAACCATGCATGTCTCGTGACAGGCACTCACAAGCAACAAAATCAAGGACGTTGAAAGAGTAAAATGAATTGAGAGTCACATTAGCACTTACTCTTCGAACTTGCTTTTAAGTAGGGATTTTACTAGAGGCAACAAATCTACACAGCAGCCAAGTGAGATGtattgtttttcttcctgtaaactaaaataaaaactaagttgtaaaaataagaacaagtCATTTGTCCTTCTTTAAACttactttttttcctgaaaaatatttttacctattGGTGAGCACAGGAAGGCAATCCACAACAACTCCAAGGTCTTCTATCCTGTGGGTACAAAACTGCTTAGAGTGctgatttccttatttataacCTTCACACTGCTTTTGATAAATTTACTCATTCAGCAAATAATCTGAGTCTCTACGATGAGCCAGGTACTGGGGATGCAGCAGTAAACAAAGCAGTAAACAAAGATGCAGACAGTACTTGTATTTCAGAGTGTATGTGGGGATCTGGTGTggaagaaggcagagacagaTAACAAGTAAAATATACAGAGCAAGTTGATGGTAGTAAGtggtatggaaaaaaataaaacaggagagaCAGGGAgtgaagaaatatgtatttttaaacaaggtggtcagggaaggcctcattAAGGTAATATTAGAaaactgggatgcctggttggctcagaaggttaagcatctgactcaagattttggctcaggtcatgatttcaggaacATGAGATCTAGCCGTGTGTGGGGCTCTGAGCATGCTCAAAgactctttccctccccctctgcctgcttgccacctccactccccatgctccccacctgccctctctctcaagagggaaaaaaagagatgatgTTTGAGAAGAGACCTGAATATACTGAGGAAAGCCATGCTTAAAATTTTGACTCAAAGgggatttttaaaaggttatttctCCCAAACTGGTATCTCTTAGTTTTACATATAAGGATCCTAGAGAAGGTAATAGCTTTGTTCAATATGATGAAAGAGATGGTTTTCTGCATTTTGGCTACTCGTAGACTGgtgataaatgtattttaaactatattgttgcaaaacaaacaaacaaacaaactatattGTTGCTATTTAAGCTAAATGAAGGAAGTTTATAGAGTTTTAGCCGGTACACAAAAAAGAAGAGGCACTTCAACATAAAACATGGAAATTACTTAACTGAACAAAAGCATAAAAGGTCACACTTACCTCACCAAATAAGCTACAAGTTCACTTatacttctctttctccagaATGTTAAAGCTACATTCAATCTCAAATTCCTGCTGAACAAaacctgtgccattgtttcatGGTCctgagaaacctgaaaggcagTAATCTACTTTGTTAAAAAACACACTGAAACATGAcatgaaaccattttttttaattaaattattctgatagacatgttttaaaattatgcagAGGTGACTTCTTTTACTGACCCCAAAAAAGGAATGTTGCAGCTGAACATAGTAAACAAATGATCTGAATAAATTTTAggacatgtttatttatttatttaaaaatatattttatttctttatttgacggagagaaatagcaagagcaggaacacaaacaggaggagtgggagagggaaaacaggcttcccgatgagcagggagcctcatgtagggctcagtcccacaaccctgggatcatgacctgagctgaaggcagacgtttaaagactaagccacccaggcacccaggacttgtttgtttgtttgtttaaagattatttatttatttatctgacagggagagagagacaacaagagcaggaacacaagcagggggagtgggagagagagaagcaggcttcccgctgagcagagagcccaatgtgggactctatcccaagacctcgggatcatgacctgagcagaaggcagatgcttaaccaacgagccacccaggtccccagcacttgtttaattttttatcagttctttttatttgttaccattttcttttaaaatctcaatAATTTGTACAATAAATTATTTGTGACTCACCTACAAACctaggatttaatttattttctggatTAAAGGCAAAGGTAAATATATACTGAATAACATGGGAAGGGAACCTCAAAAATTCAGTTCTTTGACCAGTATTtaaattcattcagtcattttttaatataataaggTAATATGTTCCTATTGTAAAAAGCTCAAATAGCACAGAACTGTATCAAAGAAAAAGTGAATAATCTCTATCTGCCCAGATAAAATCTAGTAATACTTCTCAGAAGTAATCAAAGTTAACAGACTGGTATGCATCTTTCCAAATCATTCCTAGACAGAcaaattataaatacaaaattaaaatattataatagctGTGTTTTTTAAAACCTTATTTTTCACTTATATATTATAAAGACTTTAATGTCAAAGCATAGATCAACCtcgtaattaaaaaaataattatatagtcTCCAGTTGTTatatactaaaatttatttatattgattcTGTTTTTTCCCTATTAAAACTATGCATCAGTGAACATCattatgtatgtaaatatgtacACTTATACATACATTTTGGTAAGATTAATTTTAGCACCAGAACAACtagatccatttttaaaaataacagactaaggtataattcacataccataaaacttaaccacttaaaatgtataatttggtAGTTTTTAGTGTATCTGTggattgtacaaccatcaccacaatcaattttaaaatcaacattttcatcacccttaAGAGAAGCCCTGAACtccattctcccttctttccagcccctggcaaccattaatctactttttgtctctatgaatttacctAGTCTGGACAATTCATATCAACTGAATTATCCAATATGTGGCTTTTTTGATGTGGCTTCTTTCAtacagcataatgttttcaaggcttaTACATAGTGTAGCATATACTGGTATTGTACTCCTTTATAATgcccaaataatattccactgtatgaatatatgacattttatttatccatatatCAGATGAAGGACATTTGGAATGTTTCCACTTTGGGCTATTATGAATGTTATGAACATCTGTTTATAAgtgtttgtgtggacatatgttttcacttctcttgggtatatatatatacataggcaTAGAACTGTTGGGTCAAAAGATTATGAGTATTTGAATTTTGACAAGATAATGTTACCACTTTTAGATTTAGGTTTTTAGAGCAGAAACTAGTGAGTCAGTAAAAAAGGTATGAAATAACAAAAGAtaaggagctcctgggtggcacagttggttaagcgaccaactcttggttttggttcaggttacgATAtcgggattgtgagatcaagccctgtgttgggctacacagcacagagtctgcttaagactctctctccctctgttcttcccactgCATGCACAtgagccctctctctcaaaatacacaaatcttaaaaaaaaaaatcaataaacttatTAATTGCCTTGTTAGGGAAGGTTTGTGCAAGTGCAAAGTAATCAAAATGAGAGCAAGTACAAGGGGGACCTTGAAAAAAATGACTCACCATGGCACTAATTCAAAAGTACAGCtgaagctttttttgtttgttttaaaggtatTTGCACTCAGAATGTTTATTCCCTCAATTCAATTGACAAACCAACTTAGGTCCCAATCTAGGCCAGATTTCTGGGTTATATAATcgtatgttctttttcttcaggGTATGTAGtttctttgattatttgattAGTGTTGGGCCTTGTCACTTCTCTAACTACATTAAAGTAGGAGCACTGCCTGTTTTTCATCTACCAATGTAATTCCTCAGAGCATGCAGAATGCATTACAGAGTTGGGAGCCCTCAAAAAGTATTTGTGAATGAGTTAGCATGACAGTGATTCTCTTTAACACTAAGTCTGGTTACCATCCTATTCTCTAGGGTCCATGTTAATTCACTATTAAATAGtccctgattccttttttttttttaattttatttatttactttagagagagagagcaagcatacacatacacatagggaagggaagaagggggaaggagaggaaacgggaagagaatcccaagcggactccacCCTGAGCCTGCAGCCCTACCCACGACTCAAtcttatgaccttgagatcatgacctgagtggaaacaaaaagtcagacacttaagtgactgaaccacccaatgCCCCCTACTTCCCTTCTCACAGATTCTATATGCATTTCCTTCACTTCACCTGGAATTACTTCCTATTACTCCAGGATCTTATTTTTACAAGTAAGAACATATTCACTGgcaaatacaacttttttttgcatcattttattatggttttacttaataacatttaaatttccatctttctttcatCTTACTCATAATTATTATCCTAAACGTGATGCTCATTTTCATTCACCTATGCACtatgaacattttaattaaaaccaatttggggggtggtgcctgggtggctcagttgttaagcatctgccttcagctcaggtcatgatcccagggtcctgggatcaagttccacaagaggctccctgcttggcaggaagcctgcttctccttctccctcccactccctctgcttgagttccctctctcactgtgtctctttctggcaaataaataaataaaatctttaaaaaaaattttttccccctggggtgcctgggtggctcaagttgaTAAGCTTTAgactcttgttttctgctcaggtcatgatctcagttcgtgacatggagccctgtgtggggctcggcACTCAGCCAGGAATCcacctgagattctctcttcctctcccttcgtCCCTCCCTCATTTGTACATGTGcactctcttaataaataaatcttaaaaaaaatatttttctgcttgtatgccatagaaaatgtttttcaagcTGTCATGCCAGATAGAAAAAATACTAGGTTCAGCAAATCATAGTAAAAGAATTAACATTATGTATCCATCAAAAAATTGTAGAAGGATTATTTAATTACatggaaaaaatccaaatttattaaacataaaaatcaagTAATCAAGCAACATGTACAATGTGAAGAGAAAAGATATGTCAAAATTTTAATACTCTTATTTCCAAATGCTGAgattatgaataattttttcctttgggttCATTTTCtacaacatatataataaatatgtaataataattattataaactcATGTTTCTAAATTATTCCTTcaaatgatcatttttttaaaaaaattttgaggcGTTATACCATAAAACTCTCCAAATGAAAGTATGTAATACGATTTCTAATAAATTTACAGAATTATACAACCATCATTACAATCCAGTTTTAGAGTATTTCTTTCAAACCTGCCCATCCCCCAAATTCCCTTAATCCTGTTTGAAGAACTAATTTCACCTGAGCTAGAAGAGCAGCAAACCTTAGCAGGTTTGCCTGAACAAAGTTTCCAATGGCAATTCCAAGAGTCAAGAAAAACGTTTGTTCCTGGATAACTCTGGCTTTGGTGGTCTACTTTTTAGTGcagatttcttattttcctttcctttaaatttCTGCTGGCCAACTTGCCattctgaatatttatagcagcttgtCAACCATTTCATTCCATCTCAGATATCACTAACTCAGTGAAATGGAGTAACTACTGATTCAAATTTGGTTAATCTAGAAAACTGTCTCAGGGAATTAGAATCACTTAGTCTGAATTCAATAGGCAATGAATGACTCTGCTAGCAGAATATGACAAAAAAGCAAGTAGTATAACAGGATTAAAATTAAGTTCATTTAAATTACTTACCTCAGAAAAAAACCCACTATATTTTGATGATGGGCTTTCTGTCTGTGAAGAACCAGAATCACTGGAGTTAATCAAATATGTTCGACTATCATGGCGTAATTTTTCAGGCAGGTGACCTGCACAAGCcagttcattttctttatttgccaTGTCACAGCCCCCACTTCTAGGGGACTGTTTTTTTCTGTAACAAGGATTTGGAAAAGGATGATACACTTTCTTTCTGCGATAGATCACCTTACGTAGTTTATCTGGGCTTTTCACAGCTTGTCCAACTGTTCTGTAAGAAGAATTGATTTGcttaaatgaaaaagaactaCATGAAAACCTTTACAACTTTTTAAGCAGAAAGATTTAATAGGCCACATTTTGTGATCACAACCCATTAAAATTAGaagtaaattaaattttgaaaatgttaactCTTAGatcatagagaaaaacaaaaggaaaaaattacaaatcatCTGGATACTTTATACTAAACTAAATCAAGAAGCATaataactagatttttaaaaaaatgaaatatatttgaattgTGCAAATAtgagtatacatatatattttagagatttttttgttttttcatttgaaagagacaaagagagggagcaagagcatgagtagggggaaggttggagggagaggaagaagcagattccccactaagcagggtgcttgctgcagggcttgatcccaggaccccgggatcatgcctgagcccaaggcaaatgcttgactgagccacccaggtgtcccaagaatacTTATTTTGATTAAACTTaagtatatttaatttgtttacaGAAGATAAAACACAACAGAGCAAACCTCACAGTTTCATAtggtgattctcaaatgttttggCCTCAGGATACCTTGCAACTCTTAAAAATTGAGGtttcaaaagaatatttttatgtggGTAATATCTACTGATATTTACTGTATAACTCAAGAAACTTACtgattcttttaagaaataataacatTACATAATAACATAGAATATTTTGCAAAAAAAACCcgttttccaaaataaaatatagtaagaaGAATGGCACCGGTTTTTACATTTGTACAAAATCTCTAATATTTAATaaagacagctggattctcatatctgcttctgcattcaatccACTAACAAATATCATGTAGCCCCTGGAAAACTCTATTTGTAAGAGTGAAAATGAGGAAGGTGAATTAATGTTATTTCATTAATATGTTATGAATATTGTCTTGACCTCCTAACTACCTGAAAGGGAACCCCACTGTCTCCAATCCATTTTAAGAACAAGTAGTTTAGTAGAAAGTGCTTTTAGAGTTTAAAAGATCTGGGAATGAATGCCATTTTTACCACTTTCTAGCTGTATGACCCTGAACAAATCACAAATCTTTAGTTTTTCTCATCAACTATTAGGGACAATGATACCTTTCTACTAGGATTGTTTAAGGATTAGAGAAATACTGATGTGTTTTCCACTGTGACTGGCACAATGGAGTTATTTGACAATAAGTTACTTATAATAAAAGAGAAGACTTATTTTTTCccactctttttcattcttaccTAACTTTCAATACTTCTGTTTCCCACAAACTTTAAAGAAGCCTTACCTATTTATGTAAGCAGCCAACTGTTTTGGAGATTTCTtaacctgaaaaataaaactaggtaGTTAACAGCATATTTAGGTTCTTCTGTGAAGCTATGTAAATTCTGTGACTGTTATCAACAAATCTGAAATTCCATAGTTAAATTTTTCAGATTAAAGCAGCAGTTTTGGTCTGTAGCTAAACACCACTGTGCATAGGTATATCTGACAAACCAACATCTTCCTATTTTCCATGCCACTAgtcatatattttacttacatGGTACTTAATAAGTGTTTTGACTTTTAATATCGTTTAAAAGAAATATCAGCATGAATGAGCCTTGCAAAGGTGAACAAAAGCACCTCTGAGAGTCCTCTTCAGAATTAAACTACAATATTCAAATGGTATCATATTAAAACAGCATACTGTCCATAAAGTTTTTAGAGTTTTTGGAATATAAAGTTTTCAATATTTCATTAATTCCACTTAATTCTGGGAGATTAAGCAAATTATCATCTTCctactatttaaataatttaaccaAAACTATCTACAAACTTAACAGTTTAAACTATCTGTGATGTACTGAATGACCAATATCTCCTCAAAATTCACACTTAAATCCTAATGCCCAAAATGAATGATATTAGGAGgggattaggtcatgaggatgatgccctcatgaatgggattagtgcccttataaataAGCCCCCAGGGAGCTCTTTGCcccttctaccatgtgaggacacagcataCAAGACAGCCAACTATAAGCCGGAAAGAGGCTCTAACCAGATAACCGAACTGGTTAGGGCTTTTATCTTGTACTTctgcccagcctccagaactgtgagaaacaaatttccTTTGTTTGTAAGTCACCCAGTCTATCGTATTCTGCTGTAGCATGAAAAGATTAAGATACTGTCTTATCCATTACCTAGAAACCATGCACTTACCTCCTTCATGTTCTTATTAGTAAAATGAGAGATCCTTTTTCTGGGAAGATCAGTGGAATGATCCTCAATATTATTACAAAAGCCTCGTTTTTTAACATTGTGGGCTTCAGATGCCATAATCTCTTAAATACCTaagcagcaaaataaaaataagaaatggaaagtaCAAAATGTAAAAGAGCCTGATCATTAACAGACAAAAATACAACACTATGTAAAAGAGGTTTATGAGTAAAGCAGAGAACATAGTTCTaatttatacacattttaaaaccGTAAACAGAGGAAACACAAGGCCGGGCATTGCAGAAAATTAGGCTCCTGTTCGCATTCCTTATTTGCAATCAGTTAAAAATAATATGAGGTATTTTTTGCCAATGCAACATGTCAATCTCCCCATTTTCTATGTCACTGGccatatattaaatttaaatttagaggTTATGAAGTCAGGTATAAATAGTATATATCAATGACACCCAAATGTATAGAAGCCTAGTTTTAGAATCAAATCACTAGTTCAAATACAACtataacagggcgcctgggtggctcagtgggttaaagcctctgccttcagctccagtcaggctctctgcttggcagggggcctgcttccccctctctctctgcttacttgtgatctctgtctgtcaaataaataaataaaatctttaaaaaaaatacaactataaGCAGCAGGTGAACAAAAATCAAACTATATATATCTGACTAGTTTTATGCCTGatccttaaatttttctttcattcttggggcgcctgggtggctcagtgggttaagccgctgccttcggctcaggtcatggtctcagggtcctgggatcgagtcccgcatcgggctctctgctcagcagagagcctgcttccctctctctctctctgcctgcctctccgactacttgtgatttctctctgtcaaataaataaataaaatctttaaaaaaaattttttttttctttcattcttgcaGTAAGGTTTCCAGAGCTTTCCTCTACCTTTGAAAAAACAATTCACCATTTCCCATTCGTTCAATTATCTCAAAGAAGGGAAAATAGATACTATTACTTCCTTTATATAACAATAAATTAGTGATTCCCCCACTTGCATTCAAGTTTCACACAGGATATTTATTTCAGGCCATGACCtcc
Coding sequences within:
- the KATNBL1 gene encoding KATNB1-like protein 1, whose translation is MASEAHNVKKRGFCNNIEDHSTDLPRKRISHFTNKNMKEVKKSPKQLAAYINRTVGQAVKSPDKLRKVIYRRKKVYHPFPNPCYRKKQSPRSGGCDMANKENELACAGHLPEKLRHDSRTYLINSSDSGSSQTESPSSKYSGFFSEVSQDHETMAQVLFSRNLRLNVALTFWRKRSISELVAYLVRIEDLGVVVDCLPVLTNSLQEEKQYISLGCCVDLLPLVKSLLKSKFEEYIIVGLNWLQAVIKRWWSELSSKTEIINDGNIQILKQQLSGLWEQENHLTLVPGYTGNIAKDVDAYLLQLH